In Mercurialis annua linkage group LG6, ddMerAnnu1.2, whole genome shotgun sequence, the following are encoded in one genomic region:
- the LOC126685707 gene encoding uncharacterized protein LOC126685707 isoform X2 → MGLAGRFICSMTGIDSLGGFDPNLEAFIQGLGYASPPIMASLFILYDEVVKLSPHARAIRDVEDEELRSFFYGMSPCICRNYEVSSMECHLVYIDCSCKFCGRRAFLSGCNSVFLERDGCSSSA, encoded by the exons ATGGGTTTAGCAGGAAGGTTTATATGTTCAATGACGGGAATTGACAGCTTGGGAGGTTTTGATCCGAATTTGGAAGCTTTTATTCAAGGACTTGGATATGCTTCTCCACCAATTATGGCTTCTCTCTTTATACTTTAT GATGAAGTTGTGAAGTTGTCACCTCATGCTCGTGCTATCCGAGATGTGGAAGATGAGGAATTACGGAGTTTCTTCTATGGAATGTCACCTTG TATATGTAGGAATTACGAAGTTTCTTCTATGGAATGTCACCTTG TTTATATTGATTGTTCTTGCAAGTTCTGTGGGCGAAGAGCTTTTCTATCGGGCTGCAATTCAG